A region of Parabacteroides pacaensis DNA encodes the following proteins:
- a CDS encoding WG repeat-containing protein — protein MKKLTFKEYFTTLFGGLWLAVLWVLGLFGYKDESSFGKALKRIFASCATILLVLFTGCVLYAFATEIVYDKWIRPHTNERIWDEKHISNHIVFQSMYYSDKSRIYDKSKKRVLLEDVDWVVTSDDKDSLAVFARNGKRGYINRFTGKVVIPEIYSRAWIFSEGLAAVEKDGELLFIDHSGKVVIDKDFQVHFDNPKYAFKNGYCMIKNPVDGKMGLIDRNGNWVLSAEYDNLFNNEGFWQVEKDGYVGLYTEELDIMFPIENTGICVYDDVIEVRHADHTAKRYDYKGNMVVDFVIDEVSNMQYETTELRNDAESADNEYVNNKIYGIADCQRYLVRSGNYSTPDYYGLLNRNGKTITPPIYTSIEAIGKNRYLCQPDGVIVNDRGEIIN, from the coding sequence ATGAAGAAATTGACATTTAAGGAGTATTTCACCACATTGTTTGGCGGTCTCTGGCTGGCTGTTCTATGGGTGCTCGGGCTGTTCGGATATAAGGACGAAAGTTCATTTGGAAAAGCACTGAAACGTATTTTTGCTTCGTGTGCAACAATTCTGTTGGTGTTGTTCACAGGTTGTGTATTATATGCCTTTGCAACGGAAATTGTATATGACAAGTGGATTAGACCGCATACAAATGAACGGATCTGGGATGAAAAACACATCAGCAACCATATTGTATTTCAAAGCATGTATTATTCAGACAAATCAAGAATCTACGATAAGAGTAAAAAGAGGGTGCTTCTTGAGGATGTTGATTGGGTCGTAACATCGGATGACAAGGATTCATTAGCGGTATTTGCAAGAAACGGCAAGCGTGGATATATAAACCGTTTTACCGGAAAGGTTGTGATTCCGGAGATATATTCTCGTGCATGGATCTTCTCTGAAGGCTTGGCTGCTGTTGAAAAAGATGGCGAGCTGTTATTCATTGACCATTCCGGCAAAGTTGTTATCGACAAAGATTTTCAGGTACATTTTGACAATCCGAAATATGCTTTTAAGAACGGATATTGCATGATAAAGAATCCTGTCGATGGGAAAATGGGGTTGATTGACAGAAACGGTAATTGGGTATTGAGCGCAGAGTACGATAATCTGTTCAATAATGAAGGATTCTGGCAGGTGGAGAAAGATGGCTACGTTGGACTATATACGGAAGAACTGGATATAATGTTTCCTATTGAAAATACCGGAATCTGCGTGTATGACGATGTCATTGAAGTCCGTCATGCAGACCATACCGCTAAACGTTACGACTATAAAGGGAATATGGTTGTTGATTTCGTAATTGACGAAGTAAGCAATATGCAGTATGAGACAACGGAACTTCGTAACGATGCTGAATCTGCCGATAATGAATATGTGAACAACAAAATTTATGGGATAGCCGATTGCCAAAGATATTTGGTTCGAAGCGGAAATTACAGCACTCCCGATTATTATGGACTGTTGAACCGTAACGGCAAAACTATAACTCCTCCCATATACACATCAATTGAAGCCATAGGTAAAAATCGGTATCTTTGCCAGCCGGACGGTGTGATTGTCAATGACCGGGGCGAAATCATAAACTAA
- a CDS encoding PP2C family protein-serine/threonine phosphatase: protein MEIKYTTFIEKGTRSSNQDVFKVIICPEQHKALFIVCDGMGGHAMGDVAAQTVCEAIASYWKSNLQKTDCETKIKAACRTASMAMDKRADNLNRVEMGSTLVLASIEGNNVTIAHCGDSRCYLLRGGDMVYQTKDHVGFSFGWEVVNKCFFSYRAEIAQPDIEQFELRPGDRLFLCSDGVYKAIAPEILKARLMDNKPLEEVVDVIKFLCEKNSDDNYTGILVQMD, encoded by the coding sequence ATGGAAATAAAATATACTACATTTATTGAAAAAGGCACACGGTCTTCCAATCAGGATGTTTTTAAAGTTATTATCTGCCCGGAACAGCATAAAGCATTGTTTATTGTATGTGACGGTATGGGTGGTCATGCTATGGGTGATGTCGCAGCACAAACTGTATGCGAAGCTATTGCATCTTATTGGAAAAGCAATCTGCAGAAAACTGATTGCGAGACCAAAATCAAAGCCGCCTGCCGTACGGCATCAATGGCAATGGATAAACGTGCTGACAATTTGAATCGTGTTGAAATGGGATCCACTTTGGTATTGGCAAGCATAGAAGGCAATAACGTGACCATTGCTCATTGCGGTGACAGCCGTTGTTATCTGCTTCGTGGAGGTGATATGGTTTATCAGACAAAAGACCATGTCGGGTTTAGCTTCGGATGGGAGGTAGTAAACAAATGTTTTTTCTCTTATCGTGCAGAGATTGCTCAACCTGATATAGAACAATTCGAATTGCGACCGGGTGATAGACTCTTTTTATGTTCCGATGGAGTGTACAAAGCGATCGCTCCGGAGATTTTGAAAGCCAGATTGATGGATAACAAGCCTTTGGAAGAAGTTGTGGATGTTATAAAGTTTTTATGTGAGAAGAATTCGGACGATAACTATACCGGAATTTTAGTACAAATGGATTAA
- a CDS encoding vWA domain-containing protein: MKTRVFNLIILDESGSMQSIKKEAIDSVNETVQTIRSAEKKNKDQEHFVSLVTFNDDVKTVYDCVPAVEIKELTSESYCPSCCTALYDSMGMSLNAVRPKVAEDDRVLVTVVTDGYENSSREYSGKAIKALVNELKGKGWVFAYIGANQDVEEVAATISITNTMKFQTTSEGTKHMTQRVNKSREGFFSRLSSKCFDASSENEHFFDDEVQK; encoded by the coding sequence ATGAAGACAAGAGTATTTAATCTTATCATTCTTGACGAGAGTGGTTCGATGCAGAGTATCAAGAAAGAGGCTATCGACAGTGTGAATGAAACGGTACAGACTATCCGCTCTGCTGAAAAGAAGAATAAGGATCAGGAGCACTTTGTATCACTCGTAACATTCAATGATGATGTTAAGACTGTATATGATTGTGTACCGGCTGTGGAAATTAAGGAACTTACCTCGGAATCCTATTGTCCCAGTTGTTGCACCGCTTTGTACGATTCTATGGGTATGTCTCTCAATGCAGTTCGTCCCAAAGTGGCAGAAGATGACCGTGTACTTGTAACTGTTGTTACCGACGGATACGAGAACTCATCGCGAGAGTACAGCGGCAAAGCAATCAAAGCATTGGTGAATGAGTTGAAAGGCAAAGGATGGGTGTTTGCTTATATCGGAGCCAATCAGGATGTAGAAGAAGTTGCCGCAACCATTTCGATTACCAATACCATGAAGTTTCAGACCACATCGGAAGGGACCAAGCATATGACACAGCGTGTAAACAAGAGCAGAGAAGGCTTCTTTTCCCGTCTTTCCAGCAAATGTTTCGATGCGTCATCAGAGAATGAACATTTCTTTGACGATGAAGTCCAAAAGTGA
- a CDS encoding glycoside hydrolase family 2 TIM barrel-domain containing protein, whose amino-acid sequence MKNKQAYFSLLMAFLWVAAFPGKGNAQQFDPKAFYEIVSSNNLLLDNQGSLDNNTNIFINNPSPGSTSQIWNLQDLGEGYYLISAPAVDKSLDNNNSSDRPGPVIQWDSSRGNPNQQWKITKVGEDTYTLTCRASGMNLGLSEDAQPGKPVWQLKPDAASKNQQWTIRKSKLKVTLESLRPKSDKDWENEKIFAVNKEPGHVTYVPYPSVESLKNSPAYRKAWVRTNSPRYQLLNGNWKFNWVKQPSERPVNFYKPGYDVSSWVEIPVPSNWEMHGYGTPIYTNITYPHRNYPPFILPQKGYTCEKEPNPVGSYRRDFTIPADWKGSEIFIHFDGVYSAMYLWVNGKKVGYSQGANNDAEFNITNYVKPGNNVLAVEVYRWCDGSYLEDQDMFRLSGIHRDVYLLSRPKLHLRDYYLTTDFEGDDLSKATLNVRSHVRNLGGTVNAAEVEIILLDNKGNQVATASENIKDIKKGKEAVNTTPLTVNRPELWSAETPNLYTVILNLKDKNGQVLETLSSEYGFRKIEIKNKRVYVNNQQVFFKGADRHDIHPQYGKAIPVESMIQDILLFKRYNLNTIRTSHYPNDAKMYALHDYYGLYVMDEADVECHGNHSISDKESWLPAFEDRMVRMIERDKNHPSVIFWSMGNECGAGRNFDAVYKVAKSMDSRPVHYEGKNDVADIDSHMYPSIENLKGYDRAKRDKPYFLCEYAHAMGNAIGNLDEYWDYMENESERLIGGCIWDWVDQGINRYGESPERYYYGGSFGDRPNDHDFCCNGIVTPDRKVTPKLLEVKKVYQYIKLKPVDLPNGKIRVQNRYAFLNLNNFLLNWEVLKDGILVDAGKMVLGNVAPGKDIELELPYKKTFDGGSEYFLNLSVQLREPCIWANAGHEVASEQMALTQRVAVPEVAVNFPDTFKVEEEGNTTGFRSKGFFIAFNEETGDLTSLRYAGKDMIYNKKGFNFNWYRSINNDKRQFLPTTIKKDAFTWHVLEDRKSVLVEVRQTAEVGKGNRIVTVPYKIVYFIYANGTVDMVVTFTTDEKFNLPRLGLVASLNPELEELTWYGRGPMENYWDRKNAAYVGLYKNTVSGMEEAYVRSQTMGNRDDARWLSLTDQSGKGIKVTSKDKLNFSALHYTDQDLWDVDYGHDLDRVRRAEVILSLDCIQRGLGNASCGPQPRPHYEIQKGKTYDYSFRIEPVGYLSAGSCQ is encoded by the coding sequence ATGAAGAATAAGCAAGCCTATTTCTCACTATTAATGGCTTTTTTGTGGGTAGCCGCATTCCCCGGAAAAGGGAATGCACAGCAATTCGACCCGAAAGCCTTTTACGAAATTGTGAGCAGTAATAATTTATTGCTCGATAACCAGGGAAGCCTGGATAACAATACGAATATTTTCATTAATAATCCCTCTCCCGGAAGTACCTCGCAAATCTGGAATTTGCAAGACCTAGGAGAAGGCTACTATCTGATTTCCGCCCCTGCGGTAGATAAAAGCTTGGATAACAATAACTCCTCGGATCGTCCGGGACCGGTTATCCAATGGGACTCCAGCCGTGGAAACCCGAATCAGCAGTGGAAAATCACCAAGGTAGGAGAAGATACCTATACGCTTACCTGCCGTGCCAGCGGAATGAACCTGGGACTTTCCGAGGATGCACAACCCGGCAAACCCGTTTGGCAGCTTAAGCCGGATGCCGCTTCCAAAAACCAGCAGTGGACCATTCGTAAATCCAAATTGAAAGTAACCTTGGAAAGCCTTCGTCCGAAGAGCGACAAAGATTGGGAAAATGAAAAGATTTTCGCTGTGAATAAGGAACCCGGACATGTAACCTACGTCCCTTATCCTTCCGTAGAAAGCCTGAAAAACTCGCCGGCTTACCGGAAAGCATGGGTACGTACCAATTCCCCCCGTTATCAATTGCTGAACGGAAACTGGAAATTCAACTGGGTAAAACAACCGTCCGAACGTCCGGTAAATTTTTACAAACCCGGCTACGATGTTTCCTCTTGGGTAGAAATTCCTGTCCCTTCCAATTGGGAAATGCACGGATACGGCACGCCGATCTATACCAACATTACCTATCCGCACCGCAATTACCCTCCTTTTATCTTACCCCAGAAAGGATATACCTGTGAAAAGGAACCCAACCCGGTAGGCTCTTACCGCCGTGATTTTACCATTCCTGCCGACTGGAAAGGAAGTGAAATATTTATCCATTTCGACGGTGTATACAGTGCCATGTACCTCTGGGTAAACGGAAAGAAAGTAGGATATAGCCAAGGAGCCAATAATGATGCGGAATTTAATATTACCAACTATGTGAAGCCGGGTAACAATGTATTGGCCGTGGAAGTATACCGCTGGTGCGACGGTAGTTACCTGGAAGATCAGGATATGTTCCGTTTAAGCGGAATCCACCGGGATGTATACCTGCTCTCCCGTCCGAAATTGCATTTGCGGGACTATTACCTTACTACCGACTTTGAAGGAGATGATTTAAGTAAGGCAACCCTGAACGTGCGGAGCCATGTCCGTAATCTGGGAGGAACCGTCAACGCAGCCGAAGTGGAGATCATTTTGCTGGATAATAAAGGCAATCAAGTGGCAACTGCCTCTGAAAACATAAAAGATATAAAGAAAGGCAAAGAAGCGGTCAATACTACTCCGTTAACAGTCAACCGTCCGGAATTATGGTCCGCCGAAACACCTAACTTATATACCGTTATCTTAAATTTGAAAGACAAGAACGGGCAAGTTTTGGAAACCCTCTCTTCGGAATACGGTTTCCGGAAAATAGAAATTAAGAATAAACGGGTATATGTCAATAATCAACAGGTCTTCTTTAAAGGAGCAGACCGCCACGACATCCATCCCCAGTACGGAAAAGCCATTCCCGTAGAATCCATGATACAAGATATTTTGCTATTCAAGCGGTATAACCTGAATACGATCCGTACCAGCCATTACCCGAATGATGCGAAAATGTATGCTTTGCATGATTATTACGGACTTTATGTGATGGACGAAGCCGATGTGGAATGCCACGGAAACCATTCTATCAGCGATAAGGAAAGCTGGTTACCTGCTTTCGAAGACCGGATGGTACGCATGATAGAACGCGACAAGAACCATCCTTCGGTTATTTTCTGGTCGATGGGGAACGAGTGCGGAGCCGGTAGGAATTTCGATGCCGTATATAAAGTCGCCAAATCCATGGATAGCCGTCCCGTACATTATGAAGGAAAAAATGATGTGGCGGATATCGATTCACACATGTATCCTTCTATCGAGAATTTGAAAGGGTACGACCGGGCAAAAAGAGATAAGCCTTATTTCCTTTGCGAATATGCGCATGCTATGGGAAATGCAATCGGTAACTTGGATGAATATTGGGATTACATGGAAAATGAATCGGAACGTTTGATAGGAGGTTGCATCTGGGACTGGGTAGACCAAGGTATTAACCGGTACGGCGAAAGCCCGGAACGGTATTATTACGGAGGTAGTTTCGGTGACCGTCCGAACGATCATGATTTTTGTTGTAATGGTATTGTTACTCCCGACCGGAAAGTAACCCCGAAACTGCTGGAAGTAAAAAAAGTATACCAATATATCAAGCTGAAGCCGGTCGATCTGCCAAATGGAAAGATCCGGGTACAAAACCGGTATGCCTTCCTGAATTTAAACAATTTCCTTTTGAATTGGGAAGTACTGAAAGACGGAATACTCGTCGATGCCGGTAAAATGGTATTGGGCAATGTGGCTCCGGGAAAAGATATCGAATTGGAACTTCCTTACAAGAAAACATTCGATGGAGGAAGTGAATATTTCCTGAATTTATCCGTTCAATTAAGAGAACCGTGTATATGGGCGAATGCCGGCCATGAAGTAGCCTCCGAACAAATGGCTCTGACGCAACGTGTAGCTGTTCCTGAAGTAGCGGTTAATTTCCCTGATACATTTAAAGTAGAGGAAGAAGGAAATACCACCGGTTTCCGTTCGAAAGGTTTCTTTATTGCCTTTAATGAAGAAACGGGAGACCTGACTTCTTTACGTTATGCCGGAAAAGATATGATCTATAACAAGAAAGGATTTAATTTTAATTGGTATCGTTCCATCAACAATGACAAACGGCAATTTTTGCCTACAACTATCAAGAAGGATGCGTTTACTTGGCATGTTTTGGAAGACAGGAAGTCTGTCCTGGTAGAAGTACGGCAAACCGCAGAAGTAGGGAAAGGAAATAGAATAGTGACGGTGCCTTATAAGATTGTTTATTTCATTTATGCAAACGGTACGGTAGATATGGTTGTCACCTTTACAACGGATGAGAAATTCAATTTGCCTCGTCTCGGACTGGTTGCCTCTTTAAATCCGGAATTGGAAGAATTAACCTGGTACGGCCGCGGCCCGATGGAAAACTATTGGGACCGTAAGAATGCAGCTTATGTAGGTTTGTACAAAAATACAGTTTCCGGCATGGAAGAAGCCTATGTCCGTTCGCAAACCATGGGGAACCGGGACGATGCTCGTTGGCTGTCGTTAACCGACCAATCGGGTAAGGGAATAAAAGTTACCTCGAAGGATAAGTTGAATTTCAGTGCGCTTCATTATACCGACCAGGATTTATGGGACGTAGATTATGGCCACGATTTGGACCGGGTTCGCCGTGCCGAAGTCATTTTAAGCCTCGATTGCATCCAACGGGGATTAGGAAATGCCAGTTGCGGCCCGCAACCGCGTCCTCATTATGAAATCCAGAAAGGGAAGACCTATGATTATTCGTTTAGGATAGAGCCCGTTGGATATCTTTCGGCTGGTAGCTGTCAATAA
- a CDS encoding YqiA/YcfP family alpha/beta fold hydrolase: MKILYIHGLSSSGNSGTAECLRCLLPDDTIISPDLPIEPLEALEMLKKIVAEENIDLVIGTSMGGMFAQKLRGIHKILVNPSFHVSQSMRHKLGINRFFSERSDGVSEYEITHELCDKYEKIERSQFLNLPASESDNTISLFGSEDNIVNCQTEYLQFYSRHNEFQGGHRLNEKVIRESLLPLVEQLREKLYFEDRYKSKCTLYSQIHN, encoded by the coding sequence ATGAAGATTTTATACATACATGGGCTTTCATCATCAGGTAACTCAGGAACTGCTGAGTGTTTGCGCTGTCTTTTACCTGATGACACAATCATCTCGCCAGATCTTCCTATCGAGCCATTGGAGGCATTGGAAATGTTGAAGAAAATTGTGGCAGAAGAGAATATCGACCTTGTGATTGGAACATCTATGGGAGGTATGTTTGCCCAGAAACTTCGAGGCATACATAAGATTCTTGTAAATCCATCTTTTCATGTATCACAGTCAATGCGGCATAAATTAGGAATCAATCGATTTTTCAGTGAACGAAGTGATGGGGTTTCAGAGTATGAGATTACGCATGAACTTTGCGATAAGTATGAGAAAATAGAACGATCGCAATTTCTTAATCTGCCGGCTAGTGAATCAGATAACACTATTAGTTTGTTTGGCTCTGAAGATAATATCGTGAATTGCCAAACCGAGTATCTCCAATTTTATAGTCGGCATAACGAGTTTCAAGGCGGACATCGCCTGAACGAGAAGGTCATAAGAGAATCCTTGTTGCCATTGGTTGAACAACTTAGAGAAAAGTTATATTTCGAAGATAGATATAAAAGTAAATGTACTCTATATAGTCAGATACACAATTAA
- a CDS encoding RelA/SpoT family protein — MEKDYLTRNNESVEQLFHAMRQRVSDEEMTRIRSAYKFASGAHKEQRRKTGEPYIVHPIAVARIVAEELELGANPVIAAFLHDVVEDTPCSLEDIRNLYGDDVAFLVGVVTKQKKDKYERSKQVDNYRQMLASVEYDIRALLIKLADRLHNMRTLDSMRPDKQMKIAGETDYFYAPLANRLGLYHIKTELENLSFRYRCPREYAAIETLLEEEKSRNGKNLEAFVAKVKGLLEEYGIDVHLEIRYRMPYSIWRKMQSAGCDFFHVTGKHYIRIIYTHGKESEKDICLRIYSVLSDSFKERPGSVSNYINAPKENGYQSFHVKLLSEQGQWEEIHISSERMVRNSRLGCAAERSESNIGLWLKKFNAVLKDMAYHAREIDFMEGVTSSFYNDDILVFTPKGQGVILPKDSTALDFAFEIHSQIGLHAVYARINGKLSSVITKLHRGDCVEIGTDEDSIPKETWIHHVCTYKAKKGLQAIFIKRSEIAYSRDKHCHPLPGDEVIGFKAPDGQIILHKRNCPNAIRLASQQGDTIVAVNFEEDEAILYPTRIKIRGVDRYHWLSEIIECIAGKQHLSIIRLFTETVDRIAECTVDFMVHSADELQAVMDLISKIKGVDEVSRINIE; from the coding sequence ATGGAAAAAGACTACTTGACCCGAAACAACGAAAGTGTAGAACAACTGTTTCATGCCATGAGACAACGGGTATCTGATGAAGAAATGACACGCATCCGCTCGGCTTACAAGTTTGCAAGCGGAGCGCACAAAGAACAACGGCGCAAGACCGGAGAACCGTATATCGTCCACCCGATTGCCGTGGCACGCATCGTGGCCGAGGAACTCGAATTGGGAGCCAATCCTGTCATTGCGGCATTTCTGCATGATGTAGTCGAAGACACTCCTTGTAGTCTGGAGGACATACGAAATCTTTATGGTGATGATGTCGCCTTTCTGGTGGGTGTAGTGACCAAACAGAAAAAAGACAAGTACGAACGTTCGAAACAAGTGGACAACTACCGACAGATGTTGGCCTCGGTGGAGTATGACATACGTGCATTGCTCATCAAGTTGGCCGACCGTCTCCATAATATGCGCACCCTTGACAGCATGCGCCCCGACAAACAGATGAAAATAGCCGGAGAAACGGACTATTTCTACGCACCACTTGCCAATCGGCTCGGTCTGTACCATATCAAGACTGAATTGGAGAATCTTTCCTTCCGTTACCGTTGCCCGCGTGAATATGCCGCCATTGAGACGTTGCTCGAAGAGGAAAAATCCCGGAACGGGAAAAATTTAGAGGCTTTTGTGGCAAAAGTGAAAGGATTACTGGAAGAGTACGGCATTGATGTACATTTGGAAATCCGTTATCGGATGCCTTACAGTATATGGCGCAAGATGCAGTCTGCCGGATGTGATTTCTTCCATGTCACTGGAAAGCATTACATCCGCATTATCTACACCCATGGAAAAGAGAGCGAGAAAGATATCTGCCTGCGTATCTATTCCGTTTTGAGCGATTCTTTCAAGGAACGTCCGGGTAGTGTGTCGAACTATATCAACGCCCCCAAAGAAAACGGATACCAAAGTTTTCATGTCAAACTGCTCAGCGAACAGGGACAATGGGAAGAGATTCACATTTCGTCCGAACGGATGGTTCGCAATTCCCGGTTGGGATGTGCAGCCGAGCGTTCCGAGAGTAATATCGGTCTTTGGCTGAAGAAGTTCAATGCTGTATTGAAAGACATGGCATACCATGCCCGGGAAATTGATTTCATGGAAGGTGTTACCTCCTCGTTCTACAACGACGACATTCTAGTTTTTACGCCTAAAGGACAAGGAGTGATTCTACCGAAGGATTCCACGGCACTTGATTTTGCATTTGAAATTCACAGCCAAATAGGACTTCATGCAGTTTATGCGCGCATAAACGGAAAACTTTCGTCAGTCATTACGAAATTGCATCGCGGTGACTGTGTGGAAATAGGAACAGATGAAGATTCTATCCCCAAGGAAACATGGATTCATCATGTCTGTACCTATAAGGCAAAGAAGGGACTACAAGCCATATTCATAAAACGGTCGGAAATCGCTTACAGCCGCGATAAGCATTGTCATCCGTTACCAGGAGATGAAGTAATAGGGTTTAAAGCTCCTGACGGACAAATCATTTTGCATAAGCGCAACTGCCCCAATGCAATACGGTTGGCCTCCCAACAAGGTGATACTATTGTGGCAGTGAACTTTGAGGAAGATGAGGCAATCCTCTACCCGACACGTATAAAAATAAGAGGTGTTGACCGTTATCATTGGCTGAGTGAAATTATAGAATGCATTGCTGGAAAACAGCATTTGTCCATAATTCGCCTGTTTACGGAAACAGTTGATCGGATTGCGGAATGCACGGTTGACTTTATGGTTCATTCGGCAGACGAACTACAGGCAGTAATGGATCTGATTTCAAAGATTAAAGGTGTTGACGAGGTTTCACGAATAAACATTGAATGA
- a CDS encoding zinc ribbon domain-containing protein yields MGAFTTKKILYGDVSKIVYVAEQIRQSFAAEGYEVRIENPSIGDEIYITKGGLFKAALGLSAALKITMRPTKDGYINFEAGVSIFKQQLVPTVITMCFFSPVVIAQIWGMIKQSKLDEKAVAIAERAVYQNC; encoded by the coding sequence ATGGGTGCATTTACTACAAAGAAAATTCTTTATGGCGACGTATCAAAGATTGTCTATGTCGCAGAACAGATACGACAGTCATTTGCTGCCGAAGGATATGAAGTTCGTATAGAAAATCCTTCAATTGGAGATGAAATTTACATCACAAAGGGAGGGCTTTTCAAGGCTGCCTTGGGACTTAGTGCTGCATTGAAAATCACGATGCGGCCAACAAAAGATGGCTATATTAACTTTGAGGCAGGTGTAAGTATCTTCAAGCAGCAGTTAGTTCCGACAGTCATAACAATGTGTTTCTTTTCTCCTGTTGTCATTGCTCAAATTTGGGGAATGATCAAGCAGTCAAAGCTGGATGAAAAAGCGGTTGCCATTGCCGAGAGAGCGGTATATCAAAATTGTTAA
- a CDS encoding 5' nucleotidase, NT5C type, whose amino-acid sequence MFRNLIIRWKISRRKAVDIWSKSPYPADVLSNLHSNGFRFDGMVCGSMEGFLQSLKRKDCHKQRQICSMKGRNAKNMSSSDWQTDQIVWWRGKAIDRQSEEFMELVGRAYRTMFEQNKSFRAALMSTRGMTLYHTKGEHNPFKTILTEKEFCSILTDIREQYDKRDKQIEKSRKRIFVDMDNVLVDYQSGINQQNEETLKAYEGRLDEIPGVFACMKPMSGAIEAMHELQKHFDLYILSSAPWENYSAPSDKMQWVRKYLDDVFHKRVIITHCKNLCKGDYLIDDCSENGTWEFEGEWIRFGSSTFPHWNAVVKYLCETNGIDKPNK is encoded by the coding sequence ATGTTTAGAAATTTAATTATAAGATGGAAGATATCCAGAAGAAAAGCCGTAGATATATGGTCTAAAAGCCCTTATCCAGCAGATGTGCTGAGCAATTTGCATAGTAATGGCTTCCGTTTTGACGGAATGGTATGCGGCAGCATGGAGGGATTTCTTCAGTCATTGAAGCGCAAAGATTGCCACAAACAAAGGCAGATATGCAGCATGAAAGGCAGGAATGCCAAAAATATGTCGTCAAGCGATTGGCAGACCGACCAAATTGTCTGGTGGAGAGGGAAAGCCATCGACAGACAAAGCGAGGAGTTTATGGAACTCGTCGGCAGGGCATACCGAACCATGTTCGAGCAAAACAAAAGCTTCCGTGCAGCCCTGATGTCCACACGAGGTATGACGCTTTATCATACCAAAGGGGAACATAACCCCTTCAAGACGATTCTTACCGAGAAGGAGTTTTGCTCCATCCTGACAGATATCCGTGAGCAATATGACAAAAGGGACAAGCAGATAGAGAAATCCCGGAAACGGATTTTCGTGGATATGGACAACGTTCTGGTTGATTACCAATCGGGAATAAACCAGCAGAACGAAGAAACGCTTAAAGCGTATGAAGGGCGGTTGGATGAAATTCCGGGCGTGTTTGCCTGTATGAAACCTATGTCGGGAGCAATCGAGGCAATGCACGAATTGCAGAAGCATTTCGACCTATATATACTGTCTTCCGCCCCATGGGAAAACTATTCGGCACCATCCGATAAAATGCAATGGGTAAGGAAATACCTTGATGACGTATTCCATAAACGGGTAATCATCACCCACTGCAAAAATCTATGCAAGGGAGATTATCTTATAGATGACTGCAGTGAGAACGGAACATGGGAATTTGAAGGTGAATGGATTCGATTCGGAAGTAGTACTTTCCCGCATTGGAATGCAGTCGTGAAATATTTATGTGAAACAAATGGAATAGACAAACCAAACAAATAA